The DNA segment CCAACCCCTAGCGGCGGGCTTGCAGCGATGCACGCCGGGAGCTGTAGGCGGGGCGGGGTTGGCGCGATGCACGCCGGTAGTTGTAGGCGGGGCGGGGCCGGCGCGATGCACGCCGGGAGCTGTAGGCCAGAAGCCCGCTAGATAAGCCCGCGCGCCCAGGGGCCCGTGGTGCCGTCACTTCCGGCGCGCTGGGTCTGGCGGGATGGCGACGCGGCGGGCggcgcggccccccccccccccccccccccccccccccccccccccccccccccccccccccccccccccccccccccccccccccccccccccccccccccccccccccccccccccccccccccccccccccccccccccccccccccccccccccccccccccccccccccccccccccccccccccccccccccccccccccccccccccccccccccccccccccccccccccccccccccccccccccccccccccccccccccccccccccccccccccccccccccccccccccccccccccccccccccccccccccccccccccccccccccccccccccccccccccccccccccccccccccccccccccccccccccccccccccccccccccccccccccccccccccccccccccccccccccccccccccccccccccccccccccccccccccccccccccccccccccccccccccccccccccccccccccccccccccccccccccccccccccccccccccccccccccccccccccccccccccccccccccccgcgggatGGCGACGCGGCGGGCGGCGCGGCGGGAGCAGGAGCCGGAGCCGGAGCCCGACCCCGACCGGGAGCCGGACCCCGACCCCGACTGGGCCGGGATGGCGGCGCTCCCTGAGAAGACCATGAACGGCTGGGTGCTGCAGTTCTACTTCCACCGGGCCATAGAGGCCTACCGCTCCGGGCGCAACCGTGATTTCCGCCAGTTCCGCGACATCATGCAGGGTGCGCGGGCCGGGCCgcggagcggggctgggggcggCCGGACCGCCTGCACCGCCCTGACCTGCCCTTTGTCCCACAGCGCTGCTCGTGCGGCCCCTGAACAGGGAGCCCGAGATGGCCCAGATGCTGCGGATAATGCAGCTCCTGTCGCGGGTCGAGGAGGGCGAGAACCTCGGTAGGTGCCCAGCCTTTTCTGCGGGTTCTGGGGAGCCccgctgctgctggcagcccgCACCCTGTCCTGTGTCCGTGTCCCTGCACTCCCGGAGCTttgtccctgcacagagcagggctgtgggctggggctCTGCGGGTCTCCCTGCGGGTGAAGGGCAGCTGTTTGTATCTGTCTCGCTGGGGGGCCAAGAGCAGCATCCGTGGTGCTCCGGGGCTGGCATGCCCGACAAACACATCAGCCTGGTGACTCCTGCTTAGCCTCACGCCTTCCAAAATGCTCCCCTGGGTCAGTGCTGGGCACCTGGGAAGTTCTCGAGTGCTGCTTCCAGAACTTCCCACGGCTGTGGTGGGGCAGGAATTGCGGCTCAGACACTtggctgtggggtttgtggCATATCTGTGCAGATGAATAACCAGCTCTCTCTAGGGAAGCGCCGTGACCCCCCACCAAAAGTATGGATGCCAATTCTTATAGATTGCACCTTCGACAAGGAGTCAGAGCTGACCCCACTGGAGTCGGCCATGCTTGTCCTGGATTTCATCCATGAGGAGTTCTCTGTAGCAGACAAGACAATGGAGGCTGTGCAGAAAATGGTGAAGGAAGCTGTAAGATCTTGTTCTTTCTCAGTAAATATGTTGTGCAGCTTTTGTGTTGGAAATGCCTTGTGTGGATGATGGTGGGAGCTGCTTCATGCAGGATGCCCTTGTTATCTGCACACTCGTACCTGCAGTGATGTGGAAATTCTGAGGTGTTTGCTGTGGCCTGCTTCAATCTGTCCTTGTTTTCCCCTGCAGGCTGTTGTGGTTTGTATCAGAAACAAGGAGTTTGAAAAAGCTGCTGACATCGTTAAGAAGCACATGGGGAAGGAGCCCAGAAACCAAGTGAGTCCGTGCTGGGATGaagtgggtgctgctggtgtgtcCAGTGGGGCTCTGATGTGTcctgggaggtttggggtgagGAGGCCAACATGGAAACAATCCTTCTGGAGTGCTGATCTCTCAGTGTTGCATGTTTGGATTGTCaccctggagcctcctcttGTCACTCACCTTTCCTCACACCTTCGTGGGCCTTCCAGGCATCACCATTTATCCCTTGATGAGCCTCCAGCTCACCTTCAGAGCAggttctggcagcagcaggagttcCCATGCCTGTTTCTGCAGGCAGTGGGGTGCTTGGGCACTGCAGGCAAGGAGAATTCCTGAAATAAGATGGTTGTGCTGCTCCTTGGTTGCTCTCCTGTTCCTCTGGCTTTTTCCTGGCCTTATCTCAGAGTAAATTGGCTGTGCCTGGACAATGCCAAACAGGAAAGGCCCAGTCCTTGCTGTGGCTCTCACTGATTGCCTTGTCCCTGCCCAGAGTGTTCTTACCTGATCCTATGAATCCCTCCTCTAGAAGAAGAGAAATGAGTGGCTGGCTGTCATCCGGGACAAGAACCCCTCTCATCCAAAGGTCAAAAACTTCTCCTATGAGGATTTCCAGCAGAGCATCTTTGACTTCCTGAAGGGCTACATGGACGAGTCGGAGCCAGCGCTGCTCACGGTACGTGtccaccctgctgccctggggattGCAGCAGGTTAAACCTGGAATGCTCCCAATTCAGTCCATTCCTAGGAGTTCTATATGGTCAAATATGTTTTTCCATCCATGAAATGCCTTTGGGAGGGGATAAAATGGAATGGGAGCCTGAGGAATCATCTCTGTAATGGTgctgtgctttttctctctctaagTTACTGAAAAAGACCTTGAGTTCGGAACATGTTGACAAAGCAAAATCCTCGCTGGAGACTTCTGAGTTTGCAGATGGGCTGAAGgaccaggcagcagctccagaggccttgggaagggcagagggcCCAGCCAAAGCTCCAGAGAATGCAGGAGCAACAGAAGACCTggagggagctgccagccctgcaaaaAGGGCAGCTGGTCCCATAGCAGCTCCAGAGATGATGGAAGAAGCCAgtggccctgcagcagctttggaacCTATGGAAGATATCACT comes from the Ficedula albicollis isolate OC2 chromosome 11, FicAlb1.5, whole genome shotgun sequence genome and includes:
- the TERF2 gene encoding telomeric repeat-binding factor 2 isoform X2, with amino-acid sequence MAALPEKTMNGWVLQFYFHRAIEAYRSGRNRDFRQFRDIMQALLVRPLNREPEMAQMLRIMQLLSRVEEGENLGKRRDPPPKVWMPILIDCTFDKESELTPLESAMLVLDFIHEEFSVADKTMEAVQKMVKEAAVVVCIRNKEFEKAADIVKKHMGKEPRNQKRNEWLAVIRDKNPSHPKVKNFSYEDFQQSIFDFLKGYMDESEPALLTLLKKTLSSEHVDKAKSSLETSEFADGLKDQAAAPEALGRAEGPAKAPENAGATEDLEGAASPAKRAAGPIAAPEMMEEASGPAAALEPMEDITDPAATPEHLTAAYDILKGAPESMEIAKEPAAATPELPRVSTREPQRQPPGAVTSCGISVLREAFKILSDSGDPDALFTQLDETDLPSPKQLSPSVSHRTKRCREVENQASETSEPPEMPRNVKKLFSISNLVVELDGSSSKSGECPDSSQEHVVSSASKPAPKLPDEPLAAQSEKSIQGRWNSSCGTEEKDSWSDEDELFANAASLEKSNVSRNSSKKQKWTMQESEWIKEGVQKYGEGRWKAICLKYPFQNRTSVMIKDRWRTMKKLGML
- the TERF2 gene encoding telomeric repeat-binding factor 2 isoform X3, with the translated sequence MAALPEKTMNGWVLQFYFHRAIEAYRSGRNRDFRQFRDIMQALLVRPLNREPEMAQMLRIMQLLSRVEEGENLDCTFDKESELTPLESAMLVLDFIHEEFSVADKTMEAVQKMVKEAAVVVCIRNKEFEKAADIVKKHMGKEPRNQKKRNEWLAVIRDKNPSHPKVKNFSYEDFQQSIFDFLKGYMDESEPALLTLLKKTLSSEHVDKAKSSLETSEFADGLKDQAAAPEALGRAEGPAKAPENAGATEDLEGAASPAKRAAGPIAAPEMMEEASGPAAALEPMEDITDPAATPEHLTAAYDILKGAPESMEIAKEPAAATPELPRVSTREPQRQPPGAVTSCGISVLREAFKILSDSGDPDALFTQLDETDLPSPKQLSPSVSHRTKRCREVENQASETSEPPEMPRNVKKLFSISNLVVELDGSSSKSGECPDSSQEHVVSSASKPAPKLPDEPLAAQSEKSIQGRWNSSCGTEEKDSWSDEDELFANAASLEKSNVSRNSSKKQKWTMQESEWIKEGVQKYGEGRWKAICLKYPFQNRTSVMIKDRWRTMKKLGML
- the TERF2 gene encoding telomeric repeat-binding factor 2 isoform X4 codes for the protein MAALPEKTMNGWVLQFYFHRAIEAYRSGRNRDFRQFRDIMQALLVRPLNREPEMAQMLRIMQLLSRVEEGENLGKRRDPPPKVWMPILIDCTFDKESELTPLESAMLVLDFIHEEFSVADKTMEAVQKMVKEAAVVVCIRNKEFEKAADIVKKHMGKEPRNQKKRNEWLAVIRDKNPSHPKVKNFSYEDFQQSIFDFLKGYMDESEPALLTLLKKTLSSEHVDKAKSSLETSEFADGLKDQAAAPEALGRAEGPAKAPENAGATEDLEGAASPAKRAAGPIAAPEMMEEASGPAAALEPMEDITDPAATPEHLTAAYDILKGAPESMEIAKEPAAATPELPRVSTREPQRTKRCREVENQASETSEPPEMPRNVKKLFSISNLVVELDGSSSKSGECPDSSQEHVVSSASKPAPKLPDEPLAAQSEKSIQGRWNSSCGTEEKDSWSDEDELFANAASLEKSNVSRNSSKKQKWTMQESEWIKEGVQKYGEGRWKAICLKYPFQNRTSVMIKDRWRTMKKLGML
- the TERF2 gene encoding telomeric repeat-binding factor 2 isoform X1, producing MAALPEKTMNGWVLQFYFHRAIEAYRSGRNRDFRQFRDIMQALLVRPLNREPEMAQMLRIMQLLSRVEEGENLGKRRDPPPKVWMPILIDCTFDKESELTPLESAMLVLDFIHEEFSVADKTMEAVQKMVKEAAVVVCIRNKEFEKAADIVKKHMGKEPRNQKKRNEWLAVIRDKNPSHPKVKNFSYEDFQQSIFDFLKGYMDESEPALLTLLKKTLSSEHVDKAKSSLETSEFADGLKDQAAAPEALGRAEGPAKAPENAGATEDLEGAASPAKRAAGPIAAPEMMEEASGPAAALEPMEDITDPAATPEHLTAAYDILKGAPESMEIAKEPAAATPELPRVSTREPQRQPPGAVTSCGISVLREAFKILSDSGDPDALFTQLDETDLPSPKQLSPSVSHRTKRCREVENQASETSEPPEMPRNVKKLFSISNLVVELDGSSSKSGECPDSSQEHVVSSASKPAPKLPDEPLAAQSEKSIQGRWNSSCGTEEKDSWSDEDELFANAASLEKSNVSRNSSKKQKWTMQESEWIKEGVQKYGEGRWKAICLKYPFQNRTSVMIKDRWRTMKKLGML